GTTTCCGGATTCAGAACCAACCCGATCGGTCAAGTCTATGTGAACTCCTTTTTGGAAGTCGAAGATCATCCTGAAATCTTCGGAGCGGGCGACGCCGTTCAAATCGTATCTTCGGGTTACCGCCATCTCAAAATGGCTTGTGCGACCGCAATTCCGATGGGAATTTACGCCGCTGAGAGGTTGTCCTACCGCTTAGGGCTCAAGTCGAAAAAAGGAAAGGATCCATTTTCGCTCGGGTATTTGGGAAGAAACGTAAGTCTCGGAAGAAAAGACGGCCTCATTCAAGAATCCGAACCGGACGATACGCCGACCTCGAAAATTTGGACTTCCAGAAGCGCCGTATGGATCAAAGAATTGATTTGTAAATTCACCGTGTTGTCCTTTCGTTTGGAGAAAAAATTCGACTTTTATTTTTGGAAACCGTTTCCCGATAGAAAAGAAGAATTCAATGCGAAAGTTTTAGCGACCCATTCGGAGAAATCATCTTGGATAAGCTCGGACAATTCTTAGAACACAAAACTCTCGTTTTCGGGATCGCTTACAGAATGACAGGAAGCGTAAGCGACGCCGAAGACATCGTTCAGGAATCCTTTCTCCGTTGGGAACGATCCGGAAACGAGAACATTCGATCTCCGAAAGCGTTTCTTTCCACGATCGCGACGAGACTTTCTCTGGACACTCTGAGAAAGGTAAAAAATAAAAGGGAGACTTATATCGGCCCTTGGCTTCCCGAGCCGATTCCTACAAATCCTGAAACGGAAGAACCCGATCCGGAAACCTTGGATCTTGCCTTTCTTCATCTATTAGAAAAGTTGAATCCGATTGAAAGAGCTGTTTTTATTCTCAGAGAATCCTTCGACATGGATTACAAAGTGATCGCTAAGGCCGTGGGAAAAACCCAGGATAACTGCAGACAAACTCTCAAACGGGCAAAAGATTCGCTTAAATCCGGAAGGAAAAAATTCTCCCCTGATAAGGAAACCAAGAGAAAACTACTTCATAGTTTTTTACTCGCGTCTTCGAAAGGGGAACCGGAACTTTTACTTCCTTTTTTGAAGGAAGAAATCGAACTCTGGTCGGACGGTGGCGGAAAAGTTCACGCCGCAAGGGTTCCGCTCTTCGGTCGAGATCGAATCGCTTCGTTTCTTATACGCACAGGAAAGAATCCTATCTTTTCGAAAACGGAATTATTCTTCACTGAGACAAACGGTTCGGGTAGCGTCATCGTCTATCATCAAAACAAACCTGTTTATCTCCGAAGTTATCTGATGGATGAGAACGGAATTTCCTATATTTATACGATGATGAATGAAGATAAATTTTCGGCTTACAAAAACAAAGACGACTTAATCGAAAAAGGAATTTTGGTTCCTCTCGAATTCTTTCTTCTTTTTCCGAAATCTGCTTCCGCGAATCGACAACCTCCGGTTTGGACCAAACCTCTTTTGAAATTGGTTCACTGGGCGATTACTCGAAAAAAGTAAGTTAACATAGGATAATCGGTTTCTTCCTTATGCGAACTTTTCCAATCTTGACATTTTTTATTTCCTGAATCAAGATTCTTGAGTATGAAACTTCATACTCGAATTCTAAACACCATTTGGATCGGATTCATAGCGATCGTTTGTTCGGGAGGACAGAAAATGCAAACCGCGACAATGGAAAAATCTTTAAACTATCAAGAAGAAAAACCCTCCGGCCTTTTTCGGAGTAAACTGGGTTCCATCGCGTATTGGATTTATGGAAAAGGGGAAACGTTGATTCTTCTTCATTCAGCCGGTCCAGGACACGATCATAGGGACTTCGACGCGATCGTTCCCAAGTTATCCGAAACCTTTCGTGTCATCAGCGTGGACTGGCCCGGACACGGCATATCGGATTTTCCGAACCCGATCGATTCGGCTTCCGCGGTCTCTTACGCGGATATTCTTCCGGATCTTGTGGAACAACTCTCTCCGAAAGGTGCGATTCTAATCGGAAATTCTCTCGGTGGTTATGCGTCCATGAGAATTGCATTAGATAAACCTAATTTAGTAAAAGGTTTAATTCTCGTGGATACCGGTGGAATGAACGATCCAGATTTTAAGACAAGGACGTTCGTTAGACTCATGAGTAGTCTCTGGTTTACGGGCGCGACTTGGAACACCTTTCCGAATTACTACATCAAGATCGAAAATTCTTTTACGAAGTCGATTCTTAATAGAATCGAGGAAAGGAAAGAGGTCGAAGGCTCGAAGAATATAAGGGCCGCCATCTGGAAAAGTTTTTCCGATGAAAGACACGATCTCAGAGAAAAGGTAGCAAAGATTACGGCGCCAACACTCATCGTCTGGGGAGAAATGGATCCGGTGATCGTTCCGGAACTCGGGGAACGACTCCACAGTAAAATCAAAGGTTCTCAACTCGTATTTTTGAAAACGGGACACGTTCCTTTTGCGGAAGATCCGAAAGGATTTTTAGATGCCACCATTCCTTTTCTGAAATCGATTCGCTGATTCGAACGTGAAAACGAAATAGGAAGAATCGATTTGGATTCTCCTTGGTTCAAACGTATTGCGGAATCCTCGTTGATGTTTGTTTGTTCCAACAAAGAAAGTCTTTTTGAAAACGGCTTGAAAACGGACTGTAAGTCCGTTTCAACTAAAATCCTGGGAAATTCCTACTTCCGGCTTTGAAGGAAAAAATCGAATCGGAAAAACCTTAAATAAAATTTCGGTTCATTCTATAGAGAGAAAAGACAGGTTTAAATTTAAAATCCTCGGCACAATAAGATTTGCCAAAAACTCCTGGAAAGCTTCACTAAAAAAGTGAGCGATTTTCAAATCATCGAAAACAGTCCGGAATGGTGGAGTATCAATGAAAGGGTCAATACAATCTCGCCGATTTCGAAAGAAGTCTGGACTCAATCCAAAATCGTATATTCGCTTCGCGAACTTTCTTATGGGGACTTTCTCGTTAAACAGGGAAAAATTCCCACAGAATACGCGTTTGTTTTTTCAGGCGTATTGAGAGAATATTATCTCACTCCGGACGGAGATGAATATATCAAAAGTTTCAATTTTCCCGGAGAATTTACCGGTTCCTATTTCGATCTTCTTTCGAGACAACCGTCCACTTGCAACATCCGAGCCATCACGGATTGTAAACTCGCTGTAGCCGATTTCGAAAATTTAAGCTCTCTTTTTGAAACTCATATCGCATGGGAACGTCTCGGAAGAAAGGTCGCGGAAAGTCTTTTTATAAAAAAAGCAAGAAGAGAATACGAACTACTCGCCTTGGACGCAGAGGCAAGATACAACATCTTAAAAAAAACGTATCCGAACATCGAAGATTTGGTTCCTCAATATCATATCGCTTCCTATCTCGGAATCACTCCTGTTTCACTGAGTAGAATTCGTTCCAAAACAAATAAGTTGAAAAAAGAAAAAATCGACTGATAGGATCTTCTACTTAAGAATCCATTACGATCAGATGATCTTACGTTCGTCCGGAGCGCCGCCGATCTTCACGAAAACTGTGGAAGAAATAAATAGAACGAGAGAATCGAAGACCATTGAAAAGTGAGAAAGTTTTCTCAGAACAAAGGAAGATGGTGTTCCTTTGTGAAAGTCAAACAAACAATGCCCGCGCATTTCGGAACAGGTCGGTTTACAAAGACGACATGTTCGATCGAAATAGAAGGATACGATGGGATCAGAGCGAATAAGAATCGAGAACGATCTTATACTTGCGGATAGAATAAAAAAGGCGCTCGATCTTTAGGACCGGCGCCTTGTCTTCTCTGGAATCAAGTTCTACTTCAAATCAGGGAAAACTTGATTCCAAACGAAGGATTACTTCGCAGATGCCGCTTCACGGATCACGTAAGCCGCGATCTCGTTTTTCTGAATCTGAGTCGTTCCTTCAAAGATACAAAGAATTTTTGCATCTCTCATCAGTTTTTCAACAGGATATTCCTTTGTGTAACCGTATCCACCGAAGATCTGAACCGCATCCAGAGCGCATTTCATTGCGGTTTCGGAAGCGTGAGCTTTCGCGATCGCAGAATACTTTGGAAGTCTTGGATCTTCTGCATCGGACATTCTCGCGGCAAGATACGTAACTTGACGGGAAGTTTCGAGACCGATCGACATATCAGCTAACATGTGCTGAACGGCTTGAAAGCTGGAGATCTTAGATCCGAACTGCTCTCTTTGTCTCGCGTATTTTGAAGCGTAGTCAAGAGCCGCTTGAGCGACACCGACACCCATCGCCGCAACGTAAGGGCGAGAAGCATTCAATGTTTGAAGAGCGTAAATAAAGCCTAAGTTTTCTTTTCCGATCATGTTCGCTTCTTCAACGGCACAATCTTCGAAGATGATCTGACGAGTATCGGAAGCACGGATTCCGAGTTTGTCTTCTTTTTTACCAACGGTCAGACCGGGAGTGTCTCTCTTTACATAAAAACAGCTAACGCCTCTGGTTCCTCTTCCTTTATCGGTATATGCAAATACCGTATAAGCTCCAGCGCTACCACCACCGGTGATCCACTGTTTGGTTCCGTTGATAACCCACTTATCGCCTTTTTTAACTGCGGTCGTGCTCATACCTGGAACATCGGAACCCGCACCGGGCTCGGAAAGACAGAAGGAAACACCGAATTCTCCGTCCACTACAGGTTGAAGCCATTTTTTCTTTTGTTCGTGAGAAGCGCCTTTCAGAATAGGAAGGATACCAAGACCGGTATATCCGAAACAAAGAGAGATACCTAAGCATCCTCTGGAAAGTTCTTCCGTAACGAGGCACTGCTCTACGGAACCGAGTCCCCAACCGCCGTATTCTTCAGGGATCGTGAGACCGTTGACTCCCAATTCTCTTCGCATACGATTGATGAGTTCTTCGGGATGTTTATTTTCTTCGTCCCAGTGAATTGCCACTTCGTGAGTGATTTCTTTCTTCACAAAATTGCGGATCTGGTCTCTGATTTCAAGCTGTTGTTCGGTATATTCCTGGTACATCGGTTTTTTCCCTTCTTACGAGAGTGTTCTGATCCTACTTTTTTTTTCACCACGATTAGATCAAACCAAAATATGGGCTAAAAAACCGAGTCAGGACTCGTTTTACCGATTTTTCCCAATTCTAAAGTGCAGATATTCTACATAAGAATTCCCTCATTCAAATAAAAAAGAGGATCGGCTCATACGCGGATTATACCAAGAACGAACGTTCTGTTCCTAAAACATCTCACATGGCCTTAGGAAAAATATTTCGATGTCCTCATTGTTGCAAAGCGACTTCAGATCACTTTTTCCTTTTTCATGGTCTCGATTTCGTCTTGAGAATAACCGAGAGAATTATAAATTTCGGAATTATGTTCCCCATGAGAAGGAGGATCCAAACGATACGTCACCGGCGTCGCAGAGAATGGGAACGGCGCTCCGAATTGGAAGTATTCTCCGAACTGCGGATGTTTTTTATCCAGGATCATTCCTCGTTCTTTTAACACCGGATCCTTACTCACCTCTTCCATCGTTTTCACCGGAGTCAAACAAGAGTCTTGATTTTCAAAAAGAGGATCAAGGTCGGCTAACGTTTTGGATTTAAAGAAGGCGGTAAGAATTTCCTTCCACTTGGAAAAGTTTTTTTCTTCCGCAGGGAATTCTTCCAGGTGTTGATCCAAACCGGATTGGCGTAAAAATGTTTTAAAAAACATATCTTCTAAAGCTCCGAGCGCAACCCACCGACCTTCCTTCGTCTCATAAACATTATAATTCGGTAATTTACCGGAAAGAAGTTCATTTCCTCCTTCTGGATTTTTTCCGGTCGCGGCAAAAATTCCACCATAGAGAGAAAGAAAAGGAAGTGAAGAATCCATCATGGAAATCGCAATCTTTTGCCCCTTCCCCGTCTTCTCTCGTGCATAAAGCGCCGCCAGAATGGAAGAAAGAGCCGTCATCGTACCACCACCGATATCGGCGAGTTGATATCCTGGAATCTGAGGGGTTTTTCCCGTTTGTGATAAAACCCCGGAAAGAGAAAGATAATTCACGTCGTGTCCTGCAAAGTCCCTGTATTTCCCTTCCGTTCCGTAACCGTAGATTCCGCAATAAATCAATCTCGGGAAACGTTCCTTTAGATCCTCGTAACCGAGACCCATTTTAGAAAGTCCGTCGGGACGAAACCCTTCCAGGAGTATATCAGCATTTTCTAATAATTTAAATAATATCTCTTTCGATTTTTCCTTCTTCAGGTTGAGAGTGATTGCTTTTTTATTTCGATTGAGCATCAAAAACAAAGAAGGGGCGCCGTTGGCTTTTTTAAACATCACACGAGTGGCATCCATCGCTCTGGGGTTTTCGATTTTGATTACGTCTGCTCCCATATCTCCCAAATACATGGAGCAAAGAGGACCTGGAAGCAAAAGACTCAAGTCGATTACCTTAACTCCGGAAAGTGGACCTTTGTTCATTTTAATCCTTCCTTTTAAACAAAAACTCTATTCCATCTAAGAAAAAAGTTCTTAGAGAGAAACCCTTTTTTTCGTTCCGTTTTTCCTTTTACTTGGAAATCTTAAAATACGAATTTCGATTTTTTAAGAACAAACTAATTTATAAAAGAAGAACACCCAAAATCCATCTCCAATTTGGAAATAAATTGCTGGAATCAGGAATGAACTCGGATATATTTGCAATCATCTTGGTTATGAAGATGTACAAAATTCTTATCTTTCTCCCGTTCTTCTTATTCTGCTCTTCGGAATCGATATATAATCCGAGTGTTCTTATGAGCCAGGCATGGTATGAATCCACATTCTTAGATTGCGCCCTTAAGGACTGCCTTCAATGCAAACTCAAGATGACGAACAATCCGGTCGTAAGTCTTTTTGCGGGAACCGGAGTGGGTGCGAGCGTGGATGGAACGATCACAAACGCTTCTTTTCTTGCTCCGGTTGGAATCGAAGTCGACTCGAGCGGTAATATCTATATCGCCGATCAAACTTCGAACCTGATCCGCAAAATCGATTCCTTCGGAAATGTAAGCACTTTGAATAGCGGGGGATTTACATTGAGCAATCCATCCGGAATTAAATTTGATCCGTTCACCGGAGACAAATATGTAAGCTGTAAAAACAACGGGCAGATTTATAAGATCGATTTCAACGATCAATTTTCTTTTTACGCAGGAAGTCCAACCGGAATTTCCGGGATTCAAAACGGAGATCGATCGATCGCTTTATTCAACGCTCCCTTCTTTATGGATTTCGATCGGGAAAGAAATTTATATATCGGAGAATTAACCAATCATGATATTCGGAAAATTAATTTGAATTTCGGAAACGTAAGCACACTTTCGGGAGGAACCTTGGGTTATCTGGACGGAGACGCGTCCATCGCTCAATTCAGATCACCGATCGGAATCGCCTATGCTCGAAACGATAACGTTCTTTTAGTAGCGGATATTCAAGATCATCGGATTAGACAAGTGGACCTAAAAAACCAAAAGGTTTCTACTCTGATGGGAACGGGTGTTGGGGCAAGCGTCGATGGTGTGGGCTTAGGCGCCTCTTTCAATGGCCCAGCGTTTATAAGCTTAGACAACGGTGGTTATATGTTTATTTCCGATTCCGGCTCCAATGTCATCCGCATCGTGGATCCAAATTTTAAGGTAACCACGGTTCCGCATACTTTCTCTGCGATCGGCACGGTTAAAGTGGATTGTCTCAATCAAAGACTTCTTGTGGTCGATAGTACCGCAAATCAAATCTTTCAGGTAAAGTTTCAATAGGCTTGTTAAGCGAACTTGAGAACTCATCGAGATCGGAATTCACATATAACGAAGGCGTTCCTTTACGATCTCAATTCGAGAAATCGCTTAACAAAAGACCGAAAAAGGAAAAACACTTCTTCCTATTCAAATTTTATAGATTCATTTACAAAAAGTATCTAGGAACGACCGAATCCAGATCAAGACTTTGCTTCGAACATGTTCGCCGCGCAGAGCCAAACTCCCGCGAGAATGAGAACGATACCGGCCCACTGTGTCCAAGTCAGTCGTTCTTTGAATGCAAAAGAAGAAACGATTAAGACGATGATAAAACCGGCGCTCGTAAAAACGGGATAGGCAAGAGAAAGTTTAAGACCTTTTCCCAAAACAAATCGATAACCGAGAAGAGCCAAGCCGAAAGATGCTAAACCTCCGATAAAGATCGGATTGAAGATGACTTGCAGAATTCCTTGGATCCCTTCCGGTTTCGAAGCCTCGTCGCCCAAGGAACTTGCTTTAATCAGAATATTTGCCAGCGCGTTGAACGCAAGAGCAATGATAAAGACGAGAAGAACTTGAATCTGCATAGAAGGCTCCGGTTTTGGCTTTACGAAAACCACTTCACCGCAGGAGTTGGAAAGATCAAGGTCAAATCTCTCCTACATGCTTAGAAAAACACTCCCCTTTCGTGGACTCAAACTTTCCTATATCGATACCGATCCGAATTCTAAAACAAAAGAAACGATTCTTCTTTGTCACGCGAACGGATACAGCGCGCTCACATATAAATTTTACATCGATGCTCTTTCCAAAACGCACCGAGTCCTCGCCCTCGATTTCGCCGGTCACGGAGAATCTCAATCCACATTACAATTTAAAAACTGGAATTTTTTTAGAGATCAAATATTGGCTCTTATCGAATTGGAAAATCTTTCCAATCTAATCGGAGTCGGTCATTCTCTGGGTGGTGCGAGTTTGATCTTGGCTTCTTACAAAAAACCGGAGAAATTTAAGAAAATCATCGCAAACGATCCGGTTGTATTAGATTTTTTTAAAGTAACCTACGCTTGGATCTTCCACAATCCTCTCGCGAAAGTGGCGATCAAAAGAAGAAGAGAATTTAGAAACCTCGACACGGTTCGGAAGATTTATAGAAGAACGCCCTCTTTTTCGCGTTGGGACGAGGAAATCTACGAGGATTATCTTCAAAGTTGTTTTCGAATTGGTCCTGAAGGAGAAGCCCTGCTTCGTTGTGTTCCGGAACTCGAATCGAAAATATTTGATTCAATTAGCTTTCTCAGTCTATTCCAGTATGGAAGAATCAACACGGAAACTCACCTTACGATTCCGGACCCTCATGAAGTCTGTTCTCCGAAAGGCGCAAGAAGAATCGTCCAAGGGAATCGGAATTCCACTTTGGAAATCTGGCCCGGAAGCACTCATTTTTTTCCATTTGAAGAAAAAGAAAAAACCCTGCAACGAATTGCAGGGTTGATTAAGAAAAATTAAGAATTCACAGAATGAAATTCTTTCGGATGTGTTTTCTCTCTTTGGATTTATTACTGACCACTTGAAAAATGGATCGTATGATTGAGCATCCTATTCACAGCTTCCCCATCGATGATCCAACTACGGTCACACGTATCTCAAGCACGGCTCTGATTTTTCCCGGAGAATATTCCGTTTGACTGTAGATGGAATCGTTTCGCGTAAATGTAAGATCGAACGTCGGTAACGTTTCCTTATTTATCGTATAATTTGAAGATCGAATCCGATCCGTTCCGGAAAGAATGGATTTTTCGAAATTGCCGGAAACCGTTTTGGCTCTTTTCCAGTGTAAAGTTCTAATAACAGTTCCGCTGTAAGTCAACGGAACTAAAACAGCGACGCCATTCGCATCAACGACCGAACCGGCTGTGTTTTCCTTACAATTGTCGTAAGTCCAATTCAAATCGTCCGAATCCACATGATCACCGTGTTTCGAGTTTGTCATCGTACCATCGATCGTTTGGTGCCTCCCAATGGACAGGATGAGTCGTTATTGCAGAAAACGAATGTAGTCGGGGTCCACTCCATCCAAACTTCTTACAGAAGAGGACGCATCGGCAGGAAGTGGGTACAATACCGGAAACAATTTTCTTACCTGATCTTGTGTCTTTTGTTCTGCCCCTGTCTTCAATCATACTGCAAAATCCTGATTGTCGTTCTTATTCCTTTGTGCACAAGAAACGATTGATTCCTAAAATGGACATGCTGACCAACACCGCTCTAAGCTCGTTCTTGTATATTCTCCCTTTTTTCTTCGAGAACGAATACAGACAAAAAATCGGAGCCTACCATTTTATTTTCCATCAAGCATTTATACATGACCCATTTTCTATAACCCCCTCTTCATTCTTCGTGAATTATAAGAATCTGATTAAAGACCATTACGACGTAGATAATTATAAAACAAGTCAAGGTATACGAAGCGAACGCTATCGAATTTCCAGTTTTCGCACGTTACCTGAAACATCTTTTCCAAAACGAAAAATTGGAGGACCGATTCCAGAATTCTTCAGGAAGAAATATAACTTTTTTCTAACAGCGGCAATAGCTCGAACAAATCGGTTCACGTAAAATCCAGTGTAATAAAAGCAAAAAAATTGGCAAGCGCCGTCCGGGAATCCGTAGCAATGAAGGGAAAAACGTTTCTTCCATGGATGATAGGATCAGAAAATCAGAATACATTCTGATACGAATTTTGAACGGGAAAGATTTTACTTCGTTCTCTAAAACAGCCGCCTTTTCTCTTCTAAAAAATCCAAGATTCGTTAAAGGACCGTGGATTGATTTTCTAGAACGCAAACGATCTCCCCTCAACTTCCAAAGACGTGTTCGTGAGACGGTTATAAGCCGTTCCTCCGAATAAAATACAAATTGAATCGCAAAAACCGGTAACTACATGCTCAAGATATTAAAACATTATTTTTTCGGTATTTTTCAATCGGATCCAAGGGAAATTTCCTCTCTTAACGGAATCCGAAGTCTCGGTTTTTTCCTTTTGATCATGGGGCATCTTTACATCGGTTATGAGATGTTCATAGAAGATCGGAATTTTCTGATGAAAAACCTTTTCTATTCTTCGAGTCAGTGTATGGATATTTTCTTTATGCTGAGCGGCTTCCTAATCTCAGGACCTTTATTTAGGGAAATCGAGAAAAAAAATACGATTCAATTTAAAAAGTTTTTCGTTAAACGGACATTGCGAATTTTTCCGCCTTATTTCGCTTTCCTTTTATTCCAAACGTTTATCATCGCGCCGCTTTTTATCAAAATTCGACCGGATTATAAGGATTATATTATGGATCTCCAATCCAAGGTAATTTATGATTTTTTATATATCTCGAATTATATCACGGGCACGATGCCGCACGGCTGGTCCTTGTCTTTGGAGGAGCAATTTTATTTACTTTTCCCTGTATTTCTTCTTTTAGTCTTTAGAAAGATTGCACAAAAATATAGAATCTACGTTTTATTCTCCTTAATCCTAACTCCAATCCT
This Leptospira stimsonii DNA region includes the following protein-coding sequences:
- a CDS encoding CaiB/BaiF CoA transferase family protein; this translates as MNKGPLSGVKVIDLSLLLPGPLCSMYLGDMGADVIKIENPRAMDATRVMFKKANGAPSLFLMLNRNKKAITLNLKKEKSKEILFKLLENADILLEGFRPDGLSKMGLGYEDLKERFPRLIYCGIYGYGTEGKYRDFAGHDVNYLSLSGVLSQTGKTPQIPGYQLADIGGGTMTALSSILAALYAREKTGKGQKIAISMMDSSLPFLSLYGGIFAATGKNPEGGNELLSGKLPNYNVYETKEGRWVALGALEDMFFKTFLRQSGLDQHLEEFPAEEKNFSKWKEILTAFFKSKTLADLDPLFENQDSCLTPVKTMEEVSKDPVLKERGMILDKKHPQFGEYFQFGAPFPFSATPVTYRLDPPSHGEHNSEIYNSLGYSQDEIETMKKEKVI
- a CDS encoding cation transporter — protein: MQIQVLLVFIIALAFNALANILIKASSLGDEASKPEGIQGILQVIFNPIFIGGLASFGLALLGYRFVLGKGLKLSLAYPVFTSAGFIIVLIVSSFAFKERLTWTQWAGIVLILAGVWLCAANMFEAKS
- a CDS encoding Crp/Fnr family transcriptional regulator, translated to MSDFQIIENSPEWWSINERVNTISPISKEVWTQSKIVYSLRELSYGDFLVKQGKIPTEYAFVFSGVLREYYLTPDGDEYIKSFNFPGEFTGSYFDLLSRQPSTCNIRAITDCKLAVADFENLSSLFETHIAWERLGRKVAESLFIKKARREYELLALDAEARYNILKKTYPNIEDLVPQYHIASYLGITPVSLSRIRSKTNKLKKEKID
- a CDS encoding alpha/beta fold hydrolase — protein: MLRKTLPFRGLKLSYIDTDPNSKTKETILLCHANGYSALTYKFYIDALSKTHRVLALDFAGHGESQSTLQFKNWNFFRDQILALIELENLSNLIGVGHSLGGASLILASYKKPEKFKKIIANDPVVLDFFKVTYAWIFHNPLAKVAIKRRREFRNLDTVRKIYRRTPSFSRWDEEIYEDYLQSCFRIGPEGEALLRCVPELESKIFDSISFLSLFQYGRINTETHLTIPDPHEVCSPKGARRIVQGNRNSTLEIWPGSTHFFPFEEKEKTLQRIAGLIKKN
- a CDS encoding sigma-70 family RNA polymerase sigma factor encodes the protein MDKLGQFLEHKTLVFGIAYRMTGSVSDAEDIVQESFLRWERSGNENIRSPKAFLSTIATRLSLDTLRKVKNKRETYIGPWLPEPIPTNPETEEPDPETLDLAFLHLLEKLNPIERAVFILRESFDMDYKVIAKAVGKTQDNCRQTLKRAKDSLKSGRKKFSPDKETKRKLLHSFLLASSKGEPELLLPFLKEEIELWSDGGGKVHAARVPLFGRDRIASFLIRTGKNPIFSKTELFFTETNGSGSVIVYHQNKPVYLRSYLMDENGISYIYTMMNEDKFSAYKNKDDLIEKGILVPLEFFLLFPKSASANRQPPVWTKPLLKLVHWAITRKK
- a CDS encoding alpha/beta fold hydrolase, translating into MKLHTRILNTIWIGFIAIVCSGGQKMQTATMEKSLNYQEEKPSGLFRSKLGSIAYWIYGKGETLILLHSAGPGHDHRDFDAIVPKLSETFRVISVDWPGHGISDFPNPIDSASAVSYADILPDLVEQLSPKGAILIGNSLGGYASMRIALDKPNLVKGLILVDTGGMNDPDFKTRTFVRLMSSLWFTGATWNTFPNYYIKIENSFTKSILNRIEERKEVEGSKNIRAAIWKSFSDERHDLREKVAKITAPTLIVWGEMDPVIVPELGERLHSKIKGSQLVFLKTGHVPFAEDPKGFLDATIPFLKSIR
- a CDS encoding acyl-CoA dehydrogenase family protein — its product is MYQEYTEQQLEIRDQIRNFVKKEITHEVAIHWDEENKHPEELINRMRRELGVNGLTIPEEYGGWGLGSVEQCLVTEELSRGCLGISLCFGYTGLGILPILKGASHEQKKKWLQPVVDGEFGVSFCLSEPGAGSDVPGMSTTAVKKGDKWVINGTKQWITGGGSAGAYTVFAYTDKGRGTRGVSCFYVKRDTPGLTVGKKEDKLGIRASDTRQIIFEDCAVEEANMIGKENLGFIYALQTLNASRPYVAAMGVGVAQAALDYASKYARQREQFGSKISSFQAVQHMLADMSIGLETSRQVTYLAARMSDAEDPRLPKYSAIAKAHASETAMKCALDAVQIFGGYGYTKEYPVEKLMRDAKILCIFEGTTQIQKNEIAAYVIREAASAK